In Asterias amurensis chromosome 4, ASM3211899v1, one genomic interval encodes:
- the LOC139936530 gene encoding uncharacterized protein — MADSGRNSEKGSPSQDGKESDQDDKSKIPAMNIFQAVKANYLIRVQELVEIEGPGILVECDDKGHTPVHWAALGGNTNIIRLMVQCKVQLDLQSKSELGPRPIHWACVNGHIAVVDILLQAGVPIDTVDNKGCSPLIIACQYGKTMLAGYLMGKGARLQLTDREGDNALHWAAFKGKCDLTRLLIYSGFNPRQKDNFGQTPLHLSCINGDLNTVRMLCEQDGVEMELEDHNHKSPLALATGRNHTPIISYLNKKLNKSWSVLPHIDLSTIVFGPPGNTRFPFVFLVSNLIFFAYPMYVFKLLPIYGFSEMPVMHSIFIMLNTFMWMMLYRCYNTNPGYLPKNSPDYDRAIRQVAHFAEWKQGKNPLSRLCHTCRIVKPLRTKHCRTCNKCVVHFDHHCPYIYNCVGLKNRVYFCGFTTSLSIMAIFTVYFSYLMVHRDGLQLLYMFGLVEVIFFGFIAAGLTITAWYMAFLNINTNERVNHKRYDYLKDANGHYFNPYNRGIIHNLKEFFLIRAPPSDEEIDQASVYTV; from the exons ATGGCGGACTCCGGTCGGAATTCGGAAAAGGGAAGTCCCTCCCAAGATGGGAAAGAAAGCGACCAGGATGACAAGTCGAAAATACCAGCTATGAATATTTTCCAAGCTGTAAAAGCTAA CTATTTAATCCGAGTGCAAGAACTGGTAGAGATTGAAGGTCCAGGGATCCTTGTGGAGTGTGATGATAAAGGACACACTCCAGTACACTGGGCAGCTTTGGGAGGCAACACCAATATCATCCGTCTTATGGTGCAATGCAAAGTACAATTAG ATCTTCAGAGTAAATCGGAGCTTGGTCCCAGACCCATCCATTGGGCTTGTGTGAATGGTCACATAGCGGTAGTTGACATTCTTCTACAAGCAGGAGTACCCATCGACACTGTAGATAACAAG GGCTGCTCACCGTTGATCATAGCCTGTCAGTACGGCAAGACGATGCTTGCAGGCTACCTCATGGGTAAGGGTGCCAGGCTACAGTTGACTGACAGAGAAGGAGATAATGCATTGCATTGGGCAGCTTTTAAAG GGAAATGTGACTTGACGAGACTGTTGATATATTCTGGCTTCAACCCAAGGCAAAAGGACAATTTTGGTCAG ACCCCCTTGCATTTGTCGTGCATCAACGGTGACCTGAACACGGTCAGGATGTTGTGTGAGCAGGATGGCGTTGAGATGGAGCTGGAAGATCATAATCACAAGTCACCCTTAGCCTTGGCTACTGGGCGTAACCATACGCCCATTATCTCCTACCTTAACAAGAAGCTAAATAAGAGCTGGAGTGTTTTACCTCATATTGACTTAAG tacaATTGTATTTGGACCTCCAGGAAACACAAGATTTCCTTTCGTCTTCCTTGTGTCAAACTTGATCTTCTTTGCATATCCCATGTATGTCTTCAAG CTTTTGCCCATCTACGGGTTCTCTGAGATGCCTGTGATGCACTCCATATTCATAATGTTAAATACCTTCATGTGGATGATGTTGTATCGATGCTACAACACCAATCCTGGTTATCTGCCTAAGAATTCACCGGACTACGACCGGGCTATTAGGCAG GTGGCCCACTTTGCTGAATGGAAGCAGGGCAAGAATCCTCTAAGTCGGTTATGTCACACCTGCCGGATAGTCAAACCCCTACGCACAAAACACTGTAGAACATGCAATAAATGCGTGGTCCATTTTGACCACCACTGTCCGTATATTTACAACTGTGTTGGCTTAAAAAATAG GGTGTACTTTTGTGGTTTCACTACCTCGCTGTCGATTATGGCTATCTTTACGGTATACTTCTCCTATCTCATGGTTCATCGTGACGGATTACAGCTCCTGTATATGTTTGGTCTGGTGGAGGTTATCTTCTTTGGCTTCATTGCTGCAGGACTCACTATTACAGCG TGGTACATGGCCTTCCTCAACATCAACACAAACGAGCGGGTGAATCACAAACGTTATGACTACCTGAAGGACGCCAATGGTCACTACTTCAACCCGTACAACAGAGGAATAATTCATAACCTGAAGGAGTTCTTCCTTATAAGAGCGCCCCCTAGTGATGAAGAGATAGATCAGGCTTCGGTGTACACAGTATAG